From the Streptococcus sp. 29887 genome, one window contains:
- a CDS encoding excisionase: protein MPKAELVYRPAKQSEKAEAGDYAHLCQIWEGLTVTTAKVWAAEMREHPDFREYIENPTHRIVFVNYEGFRLFIKWKSRNRYRPKKETLAEMLENIKREKQLGV, encoded by the coding sequence GACCAGCTAAGCAATCTGAAAAGGCAGAAGCTGGTGACTATGCACACCTTTGCCAAATCTGGGAAGGATTGACTGTTACAACGGCTAAAGTTTGGGCTGCAGAAATGCGTGAGCATCCGGACTTCAGGGAATACATTGAAAATCCAACTCATCGAATTGTCTTTGTTAACTACGAAGGTTTCCGATTGTTTATCAAGTGGAAAAGTCGTAATCGATACAGACCCAAGAAAGAAACATTGGCAGAAATGCTAGAAAATATCAAACGAGAAAAACAGTTAGGAGTTTAG
- a CDS encoding CopG family transcriptional regulator → MNSVSDKPKKVGRPKGVNSNTVKLTVRISEELDSKLNKYAEENNLTKPETLRKAFENLTK, encoded by the coding sequence ATGAACTCAGTGAGCGACAAACCTAAAAAAGTAGGACGACCAAAAGGCGTTAACTCAAATACAGTTAAATTGACTGTGAGAATTAGCGAGGAGTTGGACAGCAAATTAAATAAATATGCTGAAGAAAATAACTTGACTAAACCAGAGACTTTGAGAAAAGCTTTTGAAAATCTTACAAAATAA